DNA sequence from the Podospora pseudocomata strain CBS 415.72m chromosome 2 map unlocalized CBS415.72m_2.2, whole genome shotgun sequence genome:
GTCGACAACTCTTGGCGACTGCCATCAGCGGCGGGCGCTGCCTGGAGCCCCTGTCCCTGTCCCTTGCTGGCACTCCCGGTCCATCACACACTCCTCCCTTCTTATCTTCCCGAACCCTCTTTTGCCTCGTGGTAGCCATCCATCATCGCACATCGCTTCGCCGCCGCCTGGTGAGATGCCTCACCACCAGagccaagccaagccaagcacAGGCGTCGCCCAGCGTCAGAGGGACACCCTTGCCATGCCGGCTAACACAAGACAACCGTTCTcgtccccttctcctcacaCGCccctccgcatcctccaccatcgacccacccctccccccttcactctcactctcaaccGGGGAGAGCCACACAGCAGGAGGAAGGGCCCCCATGTAAAAGTGTCTCGCTGATGACGGTCGTTTCCTCTCAGTCGAGCTTCGTGGATTCCATCTGATTTCCCTTTTGAGCGCCGCCGTTGCATATTCCAGGGTAGCTGTCTCACTGCTCATCTCGCAACAAGAATCTCAGAATGAGAGAGAAGTGAGAGAGCGCAACGCCATGCCGCACTGCCGAAATCCATGGGCTTGGAGCTAGCGGTTTGCTGGAGACGGGGTCCTCCCCCCCCAGTGGTCTGGCTGGCCCACCAGGGTGGGTATCTGTGTGGGCGCTTCCTGGAGACATTTTGAACAAAAAACATCATCCACCGGCCCGAGCTGCGAGCTGACCTGGGCTGCACTAATCCCATCCAAGCTCCGTATGACTTTTGTACTCTCAATCAACATACAAAGCACTGGGCGCCCGTCCCAtcttcttgttttctttcttcttggccCCTGGTTCTGCTACTCTTCCCAAGCACACCTTGCTGTGCACCTTCCAACTTGCCCTCGTCCACCGTCCACCGTCCACATACCCTTACCTCGGTGTATCCTGCGGCGTCTAGCTTTAGAGTGCCGCCGACAGAACGTCCGTCTGGGTTTCTTGCTCGCTGCACTAGATTGCATACAAACAATATCGAGTCTAGTTTGGCTGCACATAATAGTGGTGGTCTCCCCCTACCAGCCCGCCCCCCGAGCATCCCGTCCGTTCACTCCtaccctccctcttccctccccgGCTGCAGCAACAGGAGACAAGAGTCGACCTGgaccgacaacaacaacaccaggaGCAAGGCCAACAAAGAGTGAGAAACGAGACTGTCCTGGACGCACGACAACCCTGTCTTTCGTACATTGCTTTCTGCACCTGGCCTATCTGGTCtaccctcctctgcctcgcAGTAATTGTTCGTTCAATTATCCGGGATCGgtgccctcctcctgctggaGCTTGGCGTGCCCATCTGAATAGGCGGTCGTGAGTTGACTGCGCCGCCCCTGTACACCTTTATCCGGTGAATATCTAGCTACCGGCCCCCTTCGACCCTTCTTTGTCCTACTGCTGCGACAAACCACCATCTACAACACCCTGCCTCACCACACACGCACATACACACACTGTATTGGGTGTCACAGCTCGGACATACACTCCCTTCCATACGCCTCCAACTTGAGAGAGTGTGACATGACACGGACATAGGCACGGTCATAGAATACAACTACACAAAGGCCCATACCCTCGACATATCTCTCAATGGGGATTGCATCCTGCCTCGAACCTCGATTCCGTGCGGccaacccaaacaccccACCCGAGGTGCTCACACCAGACTCGGCCTCTTATAGTTCAAGACAGTCCGAGGAGAGGACCTGGAACCCGCCTGctcctctctcccctcccatgTCACACTATGATCCGGCCGTCAAGGCAAACgacatgtcgtcgtcgtctaACAAAGGCCCGGAAGAGCGCAGGGATACGGGGTCGGATCATAACGCACCAAGGCAACAGCTTCCATCTCTGAGCAGCATCTTTGGGCCACCAACCCAGATTCGATCCTTTCACTCTCCTCTTTCCGAGCGCCCTGGCTCCTATCCGGCCACCTCACCATTGGATCGACCTCCTAGCTCAGTTCCAAGCTTGGACAGACCATTCTCTTCGTCATCGTACTTTCCACCCGCGACGACATCCACTGCTTCACAGCCGCGAAGTGTACTGGACCCTAGGTATCAGGAACGTCCCCAGATTCCGGCCCTGTCCCGGGTTTTCCCTGGACCGCTTTCACCTCATTCACGAGAGGAACAGCAACCAAGGCCAGATAGCCGACTCGAGTACACTTCAGGAGGACAATGGTCGGTGCAACATGAGGCCAGCAAAGAGTATTCGCTCGGCAGCCGTGGGGAAACGACCTACAGGCCGACGGCAGAGAGATACCCTGCTCACCTTTCAGGGACGAGTCGCGATGAGGGAAGACACATGGAATATCGGGAGCAATTAACACCACAGACACCATCGCACACTCTTCCTGCCACTCCGACCAGCAGCGCCCCATCTGAGGGGGCCCCCGCAAAGGATGGACTGGGGCCCAAGATCTGGACAGGGACACACTTTCTGCCACGGTTCGTCAGAGCTGCCGAGGTGCCTGGTGAAGGAATGTGCTACTTTTACGATGATGGGAGTCATTGCAAGACAGTGATTGACGGGGAGCAAGTCAATGCTCACTGGGGAGTCACCAAAGCTGGAAAGCCCCGGAAGAGGCTTGCTATCGCCTGCGTCACCTGCCgtgagaagaagatcaagtgCGATCCGGATTACCCGCGCTGTGTCCAGTGCGAAAAGTTTGGCCGTGTTTGCAAGTTCAAGAATGCGTGAGTCTAGAAGCCTGCTGTCTTTTTCTGCTATTGTGCATGGGGGCCTGTTTCGTATGCTAAACTATGGTTAGTCCTCGAGGTGGTCACAACGCCTCCTCTCCGTCCACGCCTCCTGCCGAGTCGGAGGATACACGGAGGCTTGGAGGTTTGATCAGAGGCCCTACCGACTACACACGACCGGGTAGCCACTCGAGCGGTTCTGTCTCGCCCAGAACGACGCTCCGACACCCGAGCCCCGATATGCCCACCTCTGCACCTGCGAAGCGTATTCGAATTGGCTACGATCACTACAGCCCGGCGACCAGTGTACGCTCACCGATGGGACCAGTGCCCGACACCTCCCGCCAATCCCTGCCATGGCGGCAGTCAGAAACGCTCCCTCGTATCCACGAGGACATCTTATGCAGAGCGTGGCAAACAGACCCGTATGTGTCCGACCCTGAATCTGTGACTAGCACCATTGCCTCCGTCTTTGTACACACGGAGAGCGCAGCACTTCGCTTCCTCCCTCCGAAACCGTCTTTCCACACATGGGTTCAGAACAGCGCTCACAGAAAATCACCAGAAGACCTGATGCTCGTGTATAgcatcctcgccatcggTGCCGTCCTCTCGCGGTCCGGTTCGAGGAGCGTTGCGCACGAGTACGCCCAGGTGGCTCGGTACGCCGCAGAACGCTCGCAGCCGTCGCTCCAGCTGGTTCAAGCCAGACTTGCCCTTGCCATGCACTACCTCGCTGTCTCGAGACAGATCGACGCGAACGACATGCTGAGCAGGGCCATTTCTACAGCGATGTGGCTACAGTTGAACGTGGAACTTGACCATGTGGGAGAAAACGATTCGAGGGTAACCCCTTGGGGTTTGACAAGGCAAGAATATGCCGAGTGTCGGAGACGGACATTTTGGTCATGTTGCCTGATGGAGCGGCTTAACGAGACGTTTGCAACTCGACcggtcaccatcaacaaggaCGACATCTTTCTCCGGCTCCCAGCAGCGGATACTACGAACTTGGACGACCGAGCGCCCCATTTCGACCCGATGCTGCGTCCGCTATCCGAATCAGCCAGGGCTGGAATCATGTCCTATCTGATTCAGATCACAGCTATGTGGGGTGATGTCATGACATTTATCAACAGA
Encoded proteins:
- a CDS encoding uncharacterized protein (COG:L; EggNog:ENOG503NZA4), with product MGIASCLEPRFRAANPNTPPEVLTPDSASYSSRQSEERTWNPPAPLSPPMSHYDPAVKANDMSSSSNKGPEERRDTGSDHNAPRQQLPSLSSIFGPPTQIRSFHSPLSERPGSYPATSPLDRPPSSVPSLDRPFSSSSYFPPATTSTASQPRSVLDPRYQERPQIPALSRVFPGPLSPHSREEQQPRPDSRLEYTSGGQWSVQHEASKEYSLGSRGETTYRPTAERYPAHLSGTSRDEGRHMEYREQLTPQTPSHTLPATPTSSAPSEGAPAKDGLGPKIWTGTHFLPRFVRAAEVPGEGMCYFYDDGSHCKTVIDGEQVNAHWGVTKAGKPRKRLAIACVTCREKKIKCDPDYPRCVQCEKFGRVCKFKNAPRGGHNASSPSTPPAESEDTRRLGGLIRGPTDYTRPGSHSSGSVSPRTTLRHPSPDMPTSAPAKRIRIGYDHYSPATSVRSPMGPVPDTSRQSLPWRQSETLPRIHEDILCRAWQTDPYVSDPESVTSTIASVFVHTESAALRFLPPKPSFHTWVQNSAHRKSPEDLMLVYSILAIGAVLSRSGSRSVAHEYAQVARYAAERSQPSLQLVQARLALAMHYLAVSRQIDANDMLSRAISTAMWLQLNVELDHVGENDSRVTPWGLTRQEYAECRRRTFWSCCLMERLNETFATRPVTINKDDIFLRLPAADTTNLDDRAPHFDPMLRPLSESARAGIMSYLIQITAMWGDVMTFINRASRRGEPYDAGFGDFHRRTIATLDAWESSLPERLQFLPARLEMVSPEDQGPLILLHIVHHLTRIKLHRHVHLRALQPATVHDFIGVSMKHAAKLLEVAVAVAQAQVITPPPFISTGILEAMDVLSSTGCGSELPGLVDRFAVARSVLEVLGTSWEDAKVHCMAMDHRLERLIDLGDWMGKLGRVGREGVEVQGTTVFESETEEGVVVMRWRMPDGMDRRFPKEMDLVYSGVVMGK